The Candidatus Neomarinimicrobiota bacterium genome segment CTGACGAATCCTCAACAAAATGATTTAAGTGAAATTAATAATCTCACTTACCATATGAATTCCACTGTTTCCATGCAGGGGAGAGTTGCGGCCAATTACGCAATTAATGAATTGGGGCTGGACAGTTTGGCCGTTATAGCGCCGGCAGATAAATATGGTGAGGTGCAAACAGATGCTTTTATTGAAGAGGTCGATCGATTGGGTGGAACAATTGTAGCCACAGAATGGTATTCCGGTTCACCGAAAAATCTCCGTCGGCAATTCAGATTTTTAAGAAAAGTGGCCTTTAACCTACAGCCCAAAGAAAAATCTGTTGATGAGGCTCTGGGAATGGAGATTGATAGTCTTGACGCCTTATTTGATATTTCTGCCGATGATTTTTTCGACCTTCCGAAACCGAAAAAAAGTAAAATGTCTAGATCCGATTCTTCCAAGGTTATGTTGAGTACAATACAAGGGATTTACTTGCCCATCAATAAAAATGATCTTGAATTCTTAGGGCCTCAAATTCCCATGTATAATTTAAATACCAAAATAATTGGGAATGAGCACTGGCAGGATCAACACGTTTTTCAAAAAGACAATATTGGGCCCCATCTAAAAGGCATGTCTATAATTACTCATTTTTATCAGGCAAATGCTGATTCGACAAATTATGAAGGTGAATTAGCCAATGCTTATTACAGGGGATTTAATACGGCCCATTTATTGACACAGTTAAACTTGGCAACACAAACACGTCAATCTATTAGTCAATCTATACAGTCTATAGACTTTTATTCTGGGAATGGGTTTTACTATTCACCCGAGAAAGAAAATCCCCACGTGAATGCTGCTTTCCAAATCCTTAAGTTTGACGGAAAAGGTTTTATTCATCAAGGTGTATTTCATGGTGATTCACTCAAATTAGTATCCATACAAAATCCATAATTATGTATCATAAAGATTATTCTAATTGGTTTGGAACGAATGGATTTCATGCCATTTTTTCTTACAATGAAGAAGATTATGCTAATTTAGACAATCGAAAAAGTTTTGCTTCGTCTGTGAAATTTGATCAAAATGCCCTTGCCATTCCTAAACAAGTTCATTCTAATAATGTTTATAATGTGACGGCACCAGGTTATTTAGATGAAACGGATGGTGTAATCTCAAATCAAAAAGATATTGTTCTTACCATTCAAGTAGCAGATTGTATGCCCTTATTTTTACTCGATGTTAATAATGAGAATTGGGGCCTTATCCATTCCGGATGGCAGGGGACAGCAAAGAATATTGGGAATGAAGGCATTCGTCAATTCAAAGAATTAGGAAGTGACCCCAAAGATGTAAAGGCAATAATAGGTCCGTCCATCAACCAATGCTGTTTTGAAGTTGGGCCGGAAGTCAGCAAGCAGTTTGACCCGGACTTTTCAATCCCCGGGAAAGGTGATCGTAAAATGGTGGACTTAAAAAGTGTATTAAAACATCAATTGATTAATTCGGGTGTTCTTACTAAAAATATTATGATTGATGATGACTGCACATTCTGTCGTGATGATTTATATTTTTCCTATCGAAGGGATGGAGAAAAATCAGGACGAATGGTGGCAATTGCAGGTTGGCACTAGACTTCCTTTTTATTTTTTATTCAACCGTATAAATTCACACCTTACTTTTGGTACAAATGACACTTTTTGAAGCAATCATACTGGGAATAATTCAGGGGATAACTGAATTCCTCCCCATCAGCAGTTCTGGCCATCTCGTTCTTGGTCAGGAAATATTGGGTGTCAATATACCGGGTAATCTGTTTGAAATTGTGACACATATGGGAACATTGTTAAGTGTCATTATTGTTTTCTGGAATGAATTGGCTGGAATTCTTCAATCAATCCAAAAATTGGATACACAAAAATATATAGTTTATTTATTGATAGGCACACTCCCTGCAGTAGCTTTTGGGTTAGGTGGTAAAAATTTCATTTCAGGATTGTTTGATTCAATTCCAATGGTTGCGGGCGCATTAATATTTACGGGTGTTGTGTTGTTGGTGACTCAAAAATTGAACGAAAAACAGGAACAGTTGAATTGGAAAAAAGGGTTAATAATTGGTATTTCACAAGCCATTGCAATTATCCCGGGAATTTCCCGTTCGGGGATGACCATCAGCACAAGTATGGCCTTGGGGATATCAGGAAAAGATGCGGCTAAGTTTTCGTTTCTATTAGCTATTCCGGCCATTGCAGGAGCGGGACTTTTGACTGCTTTAGATATGCCATCTGGATCGAGTTTAATTCCCATTCCACAATTAATGGCCGCGTTTTTTAGTTCATTAGTGGTTGGATATATTTCTTTAAAATGGCTATTGGGATTATTGGAAAGCGGCAAATTTTATCGTTTTGGATATTATTGTATAACAATTGGATTAATCACCTTTTTCATAGTTTAATATGGCACGGATTAGAATAAATACAATTCCTATTAAAGATGCGATTCAGTCATTAGGACAGGGTCAAATCAACCCAGTTTATCATCTTATGGGAGAAGATCAATACCTCCAACAAATGTTTGCGGAAAAAGTGAGCAAACAATTATTTCAAGACGAACCTGTTAATAAGACAGTACTTATTCCAGATGAAATGAAATCTAAGGATATCATTGATTATTTGACTGCCGCAGATTTATTTAGTTCTAAAAAGCTTTTTTTACTCCGAAACCCAAATGGATTAAAAGGGAAAGCTAGAGATGAATTTATAGAATATTGCCAAAGGCCCATTGAGGGCCATATACTCATAATTATGAATGATGAATATGGTGCAAAAAATAAATTATTAGAATCGTTAGTGAAGTTGTTTGACCCGATTTCATGTTCAACACCATTTGAAAGTGGTATGGTCCAATGGGCTAAATTATTTTTCAAGGAAAATGGTATTAATCATGTTTCCCAAGGTATTATTAAATCTCTTGTAGAAATTGCAGGAGATTCACTCAATCATTTGAAAAATGAAATTGACAAAATAGCCATCTCCGCAGAGAATGATAGTGATATAAAACAGTCTGATATTGAGCAGTTTACGGGGTGGAAAAGAAAATTCCGTCAATATGAATTCTTTAACTTTCTCGGCCAGAAAAAGATGAAAGAAACAATGGAATTGGGTCGCGCATTAATATCTCAGGATACATCTATGATAAATTTATTGTATCCATTAACTGAATTTTTTCAAGAATTATTATTTATAAAAATTTCAAAGGGAACAATTGGGTATAAAAAAGGTTATAGTAGCTTATCACCCAGTGTGAATAAGCAATTACCCGGATATGCAAAACAATATACCAGTAAAGAAATCACCCTTGCGCTTAAACGTTTGGCGCATATTGACCAACAACTGAAAACATCGCGGATAAAAGATGAATCAGCAATTACAGAATTTGTCTATTCAACCCTTAGAAATGGATAATCAATTTCGCTATACAGATGAGGAATTGATCGCCCGATTTCAAGAGGGAGATGAACAGGCTTATGTAGAATTGGTCAATCGCTACCGAGATAAACTCATGTCATTCGTTTATCGCTTTGTCAATGATATGGAACAGGCCGAGGATATTGTTCAAGACGCCCTTTTAAAATTATTCACTCATAAACATTACTATAAGAACATTGCAAAATTTTCCACATGGATTTATACCATAGCAGGAAATTTGGCCAAAACGGAATTGCGAAAGAAAAAAACTCGCAAGGTAACAAATCTAAGCCAAATGGGGCCGGAAGACAGAGATTATGAATTACCTTCCGTTGCACCGGAGACTGATAATGTCATTCAAAATGAATACATTGAGAAAAAAATTCAGGCTGCAATTCAAAAATTGCCGATTCATTTTAGAACAGTAACCATCCTGAGAGATATTCAGGAACTTTCTTACGAAGAGATCAGTAAGATAGTCGATGTTCCATTGGGAACGGTAAAATCTCGCATAAACCGGGCAAGATTACAACTTCAAAAAGACTTAAAAGATTTGAAATAGGAGATAATAATTTGATGGATCGATACCAGTTTGAAGACGCCATTTCAGCATATTTAGAAAATGAATTGAACCTTTCAGAAAGGCAATCATTTGAGAAATATATGAATGCAAATCCTGACGCAAAGGATCTTGTTGAATCAATTAAATCAACAATGAGATCAGTTAAAAATTTGTCCAATGTTAAAGCGTCTGATAATTTTATGACGAATTTGTATCGCAAAATCGAATTCGAAAAGAATCGTCCTTCTAAAAAGATTGTTGAACGGCCATCAAAATCCTTATTTGGATTTACGCCTTTGTATGCCGGTGTAATGACTGTTCTTGTTGTTTCATTTATTACAGTTGGTTTTAATTTGTGGCCAACAGGTGGAGAATCGATTAGTTCAATGCCAGCCTTTACCGGTAATATTACTGAATCACCAGTGCCCGTTTCATCTCAGCCAAATGGGTCGATTAATAATAATGATGTATTAGCTGTGACTGAAGGTGATTCGGCTGATACAACCCTAAATAAAATGAAAAAATTTAATTTGAATGATAAGGTTCAGTTTGTGAAAGACCAGCGTTAAAATTCGCCTAAAAATTAATTTTAAAATAATCCCTGTAGTTGATGTATTTCAGCTCAGGGATTTTTACTTTTAAGTATGATATTTTACCGACAAATGGCAGTCATTGTCCTCTTTTTCTTGATATTGACCTTATTTATTTACCCGAGTCAGGAAAGTATTCTCTTTCTGATACTCAAGGGCATAGCCACTGGGGGACTCGTAGTTGTCTTTATTTCATTCGCATTTCCCCAAGTTTTTAAGTTAAATGTCCTGCAACTTAATGAACCGGAAAATTCTGCTGATGAAAAGGATGCACCCTCTTTTTCAACAGCTGTAAAAAAGCATTATCAAAGATTAATCTTGCAAGTGATCCATTTAGTGAAAAGTGTCAATTCGGATTTTTCATCAGCAATTTATATGATTGATCCCGAAAATCGAGGATATACTTGCCAAGAAAAATCACTCCCGGATTTTTCTGATTTTATCGAGTCAGACAATGAAATTGTACATGCAATTATGGGCTCAAATGATACATCCATATTTAAGAAGAGTAATAAAAACAATGGTTGGGAAGATATTTTGGGTGAAAAGACTTGGCGCGGAAGTGAAACAATCATGGGCTTTCCCATTTCATATTCAGATGGGAATGTTGGTTGTCTGATCGTTTATGCGGACCATTTTTCATCAATCAATGAACGAGACCAAAATATTATCGATACACTCAGTCAATTCATCACTAATGGTATGGAAGACCTTGAGCAGATGGAATCACTTATGGTGGATAACTATTTCAATTCGCGTATTGCTAATTTATTTGATCGTTTAGAAGTTAAATCCGATGAATCTGAATTATTTGAATCTATCCGTGGATTGTGCCAAACCTTTTTTCAATATGATAAATTGACAATTGTATTCGCAAATAAAGAAAAAAACAAAGCAGTAATTAAATTGGTAGACGGCCTTCATGATGATGCGGATGAAGGTGAAGAATTTGAAATTATTAATAGTCTTCATGGATTGGCTATCCATGATAATAAAACTTTCTGCTCAAATTCATGGTTCGATAAATACCCAGAAATGAATAGATTTAATCCAGCTGAAAAAGATGAATTTAATTTTATGTCAGTCTTGAGTATTCCTTTAAAAACAAAAAAAGGCGTAGTTGGCGCAGTAACTTTAGAGCGATTGAAATCAAAATTATATTCTGAGACTGATGTGCGCTTAATGGAATTATTGTGTGGAACTGTAGGCTCAATCTTGGATTGGCAAAAAGAATATAAAAAAGTGCATCTCACTTCAATCCATGATGGACTAACCGGACTTCTTAACCACAAAGCATTTTTAGACCGATTCGATGAGGAAATCAGCCGGGCCGAGCGTTTTCAACAAATGCTGGGGTTGGTCGTTTTAGACTTGGATAAGTTTAAAAATGTCAATGATTCTTATGGCCACTTATATGGTGACTACGTACTCCAGGAAGTTTCGAGGATTATTTTACAGAATGTTCGTACCATTGATGTTGTAGGGCGATACGGCGGCGAAGAGTTTGCTGTTCTCCTCGTTAATACGGACATTAAACATTGTATTCCTCTGGCAGAGAGAATCGTTCAGTCCATTGCTGCAAAGACATTTTTGAGCGGTGGAATTGCTGTTAATATAACGATTAGCGCCGGCATGGCTGGTTTTCCTACCCATGCAGATCAAGTTAGAGATTTGATCTCCAAGGCAGATAAGGCTATGTACCAAACGAAATCTGATGGTGGTAATAGTGTTACCATTTCAAATTCTTAAAAATCCTTTCTGATTTACGGAACAACAGAGCACCTTAATGGTTTAGATTCTCGAGAAGAAATTTAAATGAAAACGACTAAAACAATTATATCTTTAACTTTTGCGCTTGTGTTTTACGGGTGTGGGACTGCTGGAACAAATTCTCCTAGCCCACTGGTGGATGGAAAATCAGAAGTTCAAAAGGAAAAATCCCCCAACCCAGAAGGATTGCGACATTTTATGGATGGGCAGATGATGCTTAATCAAGGTGACTTCGCCATGGCAATTTTAGAATTTCAACAAGCTGTTGAATTGGATCCGGACGTTGGTGCAATTCATACTTCAATTGCAGAATGTTATTGGAACTTGGGCAAACCTGAGATGGCTGAAAAGCACTTGGTTAAAGCACTAGAATTAGACGGTAATGATGAGCAGGCTCTTAAGATGTTGGCTGATCAATATATCCTGCAGAAGAGCTATGATAAGGCACAGGACTCATTTAAAAAATTGCATGAGTTGAACCCCGATAATGCGCAGTATCTTATTGCATTAGGTGAGCTTGAAAAAGTAAATCAAAACTTTTCTGAAGCATTGAAATTTTATCTTAAAGCCTTTGAATTAGAACCATCACGGTTAGAGTTATTGGAAACTTCTGGAAGGTTTGCTCTTCAATTAAAAGACTTTGAACAAGCGCAGTCTATTTTTAAACGATTGGTTATGCTTGCGCCTAACCAACCACAATATTTTAACATGTTCATGGACCTTGTAATGAATTCAAAAAATTATGAGGTTGGAATTGGTTTAATAGAATCTCTGAATAACGAATATGGTGAATCCACGGAAAGAATGGCTCAGCTGGGTTTGTTGCTTTATAGGACCGGTAAAAGTGAAGAAGCATTGAAACTTTTGGAATCTGCTGTTAATGATTCTCCTGAAAACCCAAATTATTATTTTTCACTATTTGATATATACTTGGACGCAAGGGAAAATGAAAAAGCGTCAGAAATTGCAGATCAGCTTATTGCGAATTTTCCTGAAGATTGGCGGGGATACTATAGCCGATCACTGGTATTTATGAATCAAAATAAACCACAAGCAGTTATTTCCTTGTTAGAACCGGTATCTGATTCTTTTGTGAAAATTTATTCAATCCAGTATTTATTGGGATTGAGTCATAACCAAATGAAACAATTCGATGAAGCGAGAAAATATTTATCTAATGCGTTAAAAATTCGACCGGATTCACCCAATGTACTACACACAATGGCGATCTTATATGATGAAATTGAAGATTGGGATAAATCTGATGAAATATATAAACGGCTTATCAAGGCTGATAGCACTGATGCACAGGCATTTAATAATTATGCTTATAGCCTAGTGGAGAGAAATGAACAGTTAAACAAAGCGCTGGAACTAGCTAAACAAGCAATTGATTTGGAACCGGAGAATCCGTCTTATTTAGACACCATTGGATGGATTTACTTTAAGTTAAACAATGTTAATAAAGCCCGGGAGTATATC includes the following:
- the pgeF gene encoding peptidoglycan editing factor PgeF, which encodes MYHKDYSNWFGTNGFHAIFSYNEEDYANLDNRKSFASSVKFDQNALAIPKQVHSNNVYNVTAPGYLDETDGVISNQKDIVLTIQVADCMPLFLLDVNNENWGLIHSGWQGTAKNIGNEGIRQFKELGSDPKDVKAIIGPSINQCCFEVGPEVSKQFDPDFSIPGKGDRKMVDLKSVLKHQLINSGVLTKNIMIDDDCTFCRDDLYFSYRRDGEKSGRMVAIAGWH
- a CDS encoding undecaprenyl-diphosphate phosphatase, coding for MTLFEAIILGIIQGITEFLPISSSGHLVLGQEILGVNIPGNLFEIVTHMGTLLSVIIVFWNELAGILQSIQKLDTQKYIVYLLIGTLPAVAFGLGGKNFISGLFDSIPMVAGALIFTGVVLLVTQKLNEKQEQLNWKKGLIIGISQAIAIIPGISRSGMTISTSMALGISGKDAAKFSFLLAIPAIAGAGLLTALDMPSGSSLIPIPQLMAAFFSSLVVGYISLKWLLGLLESGKFYRFGYYCITIGLITFFIV
- the holA gene encoding DNA polymerase III subunit delta; its protein translation is MARIRINTIPIKDAIQSLGQGQINPVYHLMGEDQYLQQMFAEKVSKQLFQDEPVNKTVLIPDEMKSKDIIDYLTAADLFSSKKLFLLRNPNGLKGKARDEFIEYCQRPIEGHILIIMNDEYGAKNKLLESLVKLFDPISCSTPFESGMVQWAKLFFKENGINHVSQGIIKSLVEIAGDSLNHLKNEIDKIAISAENDSDIKQSDIEQFTGWKRKFRQYEFFNFLGQKKMKETMELGRALISQDTSMINLLYPLTEFFQELLFIKISKGTIGYKKGYSSLSPSVNKQLPGYAKQYTSKEITLALKRLAHIDQQLKTSRIKDESAITEFVYSTLRNG
- a CDS encoding sigma-70 family RNA polymerase sigma factor, producing the protein MDNQFRYTDEELIARFQEGDEQAYVELVNRYRDKLMSFVYRFVNDMEQAEDIVQDALLKLFTHKHYYKNIAKFSTWIYTIAGNLAKTELRKKKTRKVTNLSQMGPEDRDYELPSVAPETDNVIQNEYIEKKIQAAIQKLPIHFRTVTILRDIQELSYEEISKIVDVPLGTVKSRINRARLQLQKDLKDLK
- a CDS encoding diguanylate cyclase, coding for MIFYRQMAVIVLFFLILTLFIYPSQESILFLILKGIATGGLVVVFISFAFPQVFKLNVLQLNEPENSADEKDAPSFSTAVKKHYQRLILQVIHLVKSVNSDFSSAIYMIDPENRGYTCQEKSLPDFSDFIESDNEIVHAIMGSNDTSIFKKSNKNNGWEDILGEKTWRGSETIMGFPISYSDGNVGCLIVYADHFSSINERDQNIIDTLSQFITNGMEDLEQMESLMVDNYFNSRIANLFDRLEVKSDESELFESIRGLCQTFFQYDKLTIVFANKEKNKAVIKLVDGLHDDADEGEEFEIINSLHGLAIHDNKTFCSNSWFDKYPEMNRFNPAEKDEFNFMSVLSIPLKTKKGVVGAVTLERLKSKLYSETDVRLMELLCGTVGSILDWQKEYKKVHLTSIHDGLTGLLNHKAFLDRFDEEISRAERFQQMLGLVVLDLDKFKNVNDSYGHLYGDYVLQEVSRIILQNVRTIDVVGRYGGEEFAVLLVNTDIKHCIPLAERIVQSIAAKTFLSGGIAVNITISAGMAGFPTHADQVRDLISKADKAMYQTKSDGGNSVTISNS
- a CDS encoding tetratricopeptide repeat protein, which gives rise to MKTTKTIISLTFALVFYGCGTAGTNSPSPLVDGKSEVQKEKSPNPEGLRHFMDGQMMLNQGDFAMAILEFQQAVELDPDVGAIHTSIAECYWNLGKPEMAEKHLVKALELDGNDEQALKMLADQYILQKSYDKAQDSFKKLHELNPDNAQYLIALGELEKVNQNFSEALKFYLKAFELEPSRLELLETSGRFALQLKDFEQAQSIFKRLVMLAPNQPQYFNMFMDLVMNSKNYEVGIGLIESLNNEYGESTERMAQLGLLLYRTGKSEEALKLLESAVNDSPENPNYYFSLFDIYLDARENEKASEIADQLIANFPEDWRGYYSRSLVFMNQNKPQAVISLLEPVSDSFVKIYSIQYLLGLSHNQMKQFDEARKYLSNALKIRPDSPNVLHTMAILYDEIEDWDKSDEIYKRLIKADSTDAQAFNNYAYSLVERNEQLNKALELAKQAIDLEPENPSYLDTIGWIYFKLNNVNKAREYIEASIKITGDNAVVLEHLGDVFMKNKNPETALGFYKRALNLDKSNERLIKKASTD